A window of the Mesotoga prima MesG1.Ag.4.2 genome harbors these coding sequences:
- the rlmB gene encoding 23S rRNA (guanosine(2251)-2'-O)-methyltransferase RlmB — translation MRELLTVDSSALNVKRIVFTNQKNVDSQLLELAEESKARGFRIEEMAPEKLANLCREKKHQGVVIDLKQFPYSDSEELLRAIEEQRTATIVLLDQIQDPHNLGAIIRTSVAVGADAIAITSSNSAEITPSVVKVSAGLAFKIPIIKIINMAQFEEILKEKGFWIYASDMEGIPYYENEYSEKSAIVFGNEGKGVRRLVKERSDRLISIPMEDTVDSLNVAASAAIILFDRRRQLALGGE, via the coding sequence TTGAGAGAGCTTCTCACAGTCGACTCTTCAGCTCTGAACGTAAAGCGCATAGTTTTCACTAATCAGAAAAATGTCGACTCGCAACTTCTTGAACTGGCTGAGGAATCAAAGGCAAGGGGATTCAGAATTGAAGAGATGGCACCAGAAAAGCTTGCCAATCTCTGTAGAGAGAAGAAGCATCAAGGCGTCGTGATTGATCTTAAACAGTTTCCTTACTCTGACTCCGAAGAGCTCCTCCGAGCAATTGAAGAGCAAAGGACAGCTACGATTGTACTTCTTGACCAGATTCAGGATCCGCATAATCTTGGTGCAATAATTAGGACTTCAGTGGCAGTTGGGGCGGATGCTATCGCAATTACCTCGAGTAACTCCGCGGAAATAACCCCGTCGGTTGTGAAAGTCTCTGCCGGTCTTGCTTTTAAAATTCCGATAATAAAGATAATAAATATGGCACAGTTCGAAGAGATTCTGAAGGAGAAAGGGTTCTGGATTTATGCTTCAGATATGGAAGGAATCCCTTATTATGAAAACGAATACTCTGAAAAGTCTGCTATTGTGTTCGGGAATGAAGGGAAGGGTGTAAGGCGACTGGTAAAGGAAAGAAGTGACCGTCTCATTTCGATACCTATGGAAGATACAGTGGACTCCCTTAATGTAGCCGCCTCGGCCGCAATTATTCTCTTTGACAGGCGTCGCCAGCTTGCCCTGGGAGGAGAGTGA
- a CDS encoding Mini-ribonuclease 3: protein MNTYNNGNDKRDNLFSFSVSPDQLSLDSLAFLGDAVYSLYFRLNTLPQARRRAGHQHNIVKDYVSASGQRKALEEVADLLDEEEKEIVRRGYNSRGSKKHGDDEDYKMATAFEALIGYLFLEGKTERIRELFERVI, encoded by the coding sequence ATGAATACCTATAACAACGGTAACGACAAAAGGGATAATCTCTTTTCTTTCTCGGTAAGTCCTGACCAGTTGTCGCTTGACAGCCTTGCTTTCTTAGGAGATGCAGTTTATTCGCTCTATTTTCGATTGAATACCTTGCCGCAGGCCCGGAGGAGAGCAGGTCATCAGCACAACATAGTAAAAGATTACGTAAGTGCCTCAGGTCAAAGGAAAGCTCTTGAAGAAGTTGCTGACCTTCTTGATGAAGAAGAGAAAGAAATCGTCAGAAGGGGTTACAATTCAAGAGGTTCAAAAAAACATGGAGATGATGAGGACTATAAAATGGCCACCGCTTTTGAAGCTCTCATCGGATATTTATTTCTTGAAGGAAAGACTGAGAGAATCAGAGAGCTGTTCGAAAGGGTGATTTAA
- the alaS gene encoding alanine--tRNA ligase, producing MKYMTGAEIRESYLKFFESKDHKRLQSASLIPNDPQLMFTVAGMVPFKPIFWGKIEPTYRRVTTCQKCVRTNDIENVGRTPRHQTFFEMLGNFSFGDYFKRETIKWAWEFVTEYLNLPENRLWVSVYLDDDEAFSIWRDEVGIPEKKIIRLGKKDNWWGPAGPSGPCGPDSEIFIDRGHGDNCPDPENCSPACDCGRFLEFWNLVFTEFNQDEEGNLTYLERKNIDTGFGLERAASILQDVDSNFDTDLFIPIIKKIEEILGIKYKEKPGSDISIKVIADHARSVAFMVSDGILPSNEGRGYVLRRILRRAVRHSSLLGYSSPFLYRIVETVADHMGNVYPELRQRLSFTQEITLKEEERFLSTLVNGEKRLKSVLVDKKELSGPELFMLHDTYGFPLELVEEIVAGTGVTLDKEGYEREMALQRERAREAMGDREYLSNVEAYSTIFPVTGNSKFTGYSRFEDKSKIVAILKEGDAVETLSKGETGDLIFEKTPFYPERGGQVTDTGLIRTDNASAKVERVFIPYQEMIVHRAFVEEGALHVGDKAWLSVDEDRRKAITRNHTATHLLHAALRKVLGEHVHQSGSLVQPDRLRFDFSHFQPLSTDELNEVEEIVNEEILKAKVVDKAEKSFDEIKGQDVMALFEEKYGDKVRVISVEGFSRELCGGTHVDNTGEIGLFKILSDTSVAAGTRRIEAITGKTSLNYFRNLFNRQKTIREVLEVPEDLIIQRLQGVLNELKSGGQEIKRLKEKLLSGDSLMKDKKMIVNGTKLLIRRVENAPSSALRNGADVLLSKEGGGIVIIFNELEDSVSFVVKVEKKLTDKFNAGEIARKIARDLGGGGGGRPDFAQAGGKDLSKLQTLIERIDEYL from the coding sequence GTGAAATACATGACTGGCGCTGAGATAAGAGAGAGTTATCTCAAGTTTTTTGAATCTAAAGATCACAAAAGGTTGCAGAGTGCTTCATTGATACCGAACGATCCCCAGCTGATGTTCACAGTCGCCGGGATGGTTCCTTTTAAACCGATCTTCTGGGGCAAGATAGAACCCACTTACAGAAGAGTAACAACCTGTCAGAAATGCGTAAGGACTAACGACATCGAAAACGTAGGAAGAACCCCTAGACATCAAACGTTTTTCGAGATGCTGGGTAACTTCTCGTTCGGCGATTATTTTAAGAGAGAGACCATAAAATGGGCTTGGGAATTTGTTACCGAGTATCTGAATCTCCCGGAAAACCGTTTGTGGGTTTCCGTCTATCTTGACGATGACGAAGCGTTTTCAATATGGAGAGATGAAGTCGGCATCCCAGAAAAGAAGATCATTAGGCTTGGAAAGAAGGACAACTGGTGGGGTCCGGCCGGGCCCTCCGGTCCATGTGGACCCGATTCAGAGATCTTCATAGACAGAGGTCATGGAGACAACTGCCCGGATCCCGAGAACTGCAGCCCCGCTTGCGATTGCGGTAGATTTCTTGAATTCTGGAATCTTGTATTTACAGAATTCAACCAGGACGAGGAAGGAAATCTCACTTACCTCGAAAGAAAGAACATCGATACGGGATTTGGCCTTGAAAGAGCCGCCTCGATACTTCAAGATGTCGATTCGAATTTCGACACCGACTTGTTCATACCGATAATCAAAAAGATTGAAGAGATCCTTGGAATTAAGTATAAGGAAAAACCGGGCTCCGATATCTCGATAAAAGTCATTGCCGATCATGCGAGATCGGTTGCATTTATGGTTTCAGATGGTATTCTTCCCTCTAACGAAGGTCGTGGATACGTACTCAGAAGAATTTTGAGAAGGGCTGTACGCCACAGTTCACTGCTCGGATACAGTTCCCCGTTTCTTTACCGAATAGTGGAGACAGTTGCGGATCATATGGGAAATGTATATCCCGAACTGAGGCAGAGGCTTTCATTCACTCAAGAAATCACTCTTAAAGAGGAGGAGAGATTCCTCTCAACACTTGTAAATGGTGAAAAGAGATTGAAGTCAGTACTTGTCGACAAGAAAGAACTTTCAGGTCCCGAATTATTCATGCTACACGATACTTATGGATTCCCCCTGGAACTTGTTGAGGAGATCGTTGCGGGTACCGGTGTAACTCTTGACAAAGAAGGCTATGAAAGGGAAATGGCGTTACAGAGAGAGAGGGCCAGGGAGGCAATGGGAGACAGAGAATATCTTAGCAACGTCGAAGCATATTCAACTATATTTCCTGTGACCGGCAATTCGAAATTCACAGGTTACTCGAGATTCGAAGACAAATCCAAGATCGTCGCCATTCTAAAAGAAGGTGACGCCGTAGAAACCCTTAGCAAAGGCGAAACCGGAGATTTAATCTTTGAAAAAACACCGTTCTATCCCGAAAGAGGAGGACAGGTTACCGATACGGGTTTGATCCGTACAGACAATGCTTCTGCAAAGGTCGAGAGAGTGTTCATACCTTACCAGGAGATGATAGTCCACAGGGCTTTTGTTGAAGAAGGTGCTTTACATGTTGGGGACAAAGCTTGGCTTTCGGTGGATGAGGACCGAAGAAAGGCGATAACGAGAAATCACACCGCTACTCATTTGCTGCACGCAGCGTTAAGAAAGGTGCTTGGGGAACACGTCCACCAATCTGGTTCTCTGGTTCAGCCAGATAGATTACGTTTCGATTTTTCGCATTTTCAGCCGTTATCGACAGATGAACTCAACGAAGTTGAAGAAATCGTAAATGAAGAGATCCTCAAGGCTAAAGTAGTAGATAAGGCAGAAAAAAGCTTTGACGAGATTAAAGGGCAGGATGTGATGGCGCTTTTTGAAGAGAAGTACGGCGACAAGGTGCGGGTAATATCAGTCGAAGGATTCAGCAGAGAACTTTGCGGAGGCACTCATGTTGACAACACCGGAGAAATCGGTCTCTTCAAAATCCTTTCCGATACCTCTGTTGCTGCAGGGACAAGGCGAATAGAAGCGATAACAGGAAAAACGTCTCTTAATTATTTCAGAAATCTGTTCAACAGGCAGAAAACAATAAGAGAAGTGCTTGAGGTTCCCGAAGATTTAATTATCCAGAGGCTTCAAGGGGTTTTGAACGAGCTGAAGTCAGGTGGACAAGAGATAAAAAGATTGAAAGAAAAGCTGCTCTCTGGAGACTCCCTGATGAAAGATAAGAAGATGATCGTTAATGGGACGAAACTGCTCATAAGAAGGGTCGAAAACGCTCCTTCTAGCGCCCTGAGAAATGGGGCCGATGTTCTTCTTAGCAAAGAAGGCGGCGGAATAGTGATAATATTCAACGAGCTGGAAGACTCAGTCTCGTTCGTTGTGAAGGTCGAGAAGAAACTTACTGACAAATTCAACGCAGGTGAGATCGCCAGGAAAATCGCAAGAGACCTTGGAGGGGGCGGTGGAGGTAGACCAGACTTTGCCCAGGCAGGTGGAAAGGATCTATCAAAGTTGCAAACATTAATCGAGAGGATTGATGAATACCTATAA
- a CDS encoding phosphatidate cytidylyltransferase: protein MKKISETGIRIVTAAVVAPFVILCFVNYYSFIGLVSAVVLFSNYEYLKFSLKERNHQSVRIALSGVIPAIIVAYGILLDRFARVESAAPRPELIFAVGVISITSIVITTVADVRSAKEIIANSVFSLIYIGFDLAFFYHIYLGFGSSMALMSLTSVWLFDTGAYFLGKKFGHIRISPSYSPKKSLEGVIGGYVTSLLFMLLFVSLSKLTGLYNGPDLGILQFMVLAVVVAVFGTIGDIAESSFKRYHGVKDSGSLLPGHGGMLDRIDGVLFVTPMFYIFLTLLT, encoded by the coding sequence ATGAAGAAAATCTCGGAGACAGGTATCAGGATAGTGACCGCTGCCGTTGTGGCTCCTTTTGTCATTCTATGTTTCGTTAACTATTATTCATTCATTGGATTGGTCTCTGCCGTGGTGCTTTTTTCAAACTATGAATACCTAAAGTTCAGTTTAAAAGAGCGGAACCATCAGTCAGTCAGAATTGCTCTGTCCGGGGTAATACCTGCGATAATCGTTGCTTACGGAATACTTCTCGATAGATTTGCCAGAGTTGAATCTGCAGCTCCTAGACCGGAGTTGATTTTTGCAGTGGGTGTGATTTCTATTACTTCGATAGTCATAACTACAGTCGCCGATGTAAGGAGTGCCAAAGAGATAATAGCTAATTCCGTATTCTCCCTTATATACATTGGCTTCGATCTTGCATTCTTTTATCACATCTATCTCGGGTTCGGTTCATCTATGGCGTTGATGTCATTAACATCTGTGTGGCTATTCGACACCGGGGCTTACTTTTTAGGAAAGAAATTTGGTCACATCAGGATCTCTCCGAGTTACAGCCCCAAAAAGAGTCTCGAGGGAGTAATTGGTGGATACGTGACTTCTCTTCTTTTTATGCTTCTGTTCGTCTCTTTGAGCAAACTAACAGGACTTTACAACGGTCCCGACCTGGGAATACTTCAGTTCATGGTATTGGCAGTTGTGGTAGCCGTATTTGGTACAATTGGTGACATTGCCGAATCATCTTTCAAAAGATATCACGGTGTTAAGGATTCTGGCAGTTTGCTGCCTGGACATGGTGGTATGCTTGATCGTATAGACGGTGTTCTTTTCGTAACACCCATGTTTTATATTTTCCTTACTCTTTTGACTTGA
- the uppS gene encoding polyprenyl diphosphate synthase — protein sequence MAFPVHVAFIMDGNGRWAKKRGLERIEGHRKGAEVADAASHWCADLGIRYVTLYAFSTENWRRPKEEVEFLFELMLLYISSKVGSMLEEGVRMRFMGRLNELPPELGDFVFQIENKTSMGKKLDVIVALNYGGRAEIVDAVNEILKIGKEQISEEDIAMNLYLPDVPEPDLIIRTSGEERLSNFLTWQSVYSELFFTGTLWPDFTKEEFHRAVDDYSKRKRRFGALD from the coding sequence ATGGCCTTTCCCGTTCATGTAGCCTTTATAATGGATGGAAATGGCCGATGGGCCAAGAAAAGGGGACTTGAGAGAATTGAAGGACACAGAAAGGGTGCTGAAGTAGCGGACGCCGCCTCTCACTGGTGTGCAGATCTTGGAATAAGATACGTAACACTTTACGCGTTTTCCACGGAGAACTGGAGGCGTCCAAAGGAAGAAGTCGAATTTCTATTTGAACTGATGCTCCTTTACATAAGCAGCAAAGTCGGCAGTATGCTGGAAGAGGGCGTTAGAATGCGATTCATGGGGAGGCTGAACGAGCTTCCTCCTGAACTCGGGGACTTCGTCTTTCAGATCGAGAACAAGACTTCGATGGGTAAGAAACTTGATGTTATCGTAGCCCTTAATTATGGTGGAAGGGCAGAGATTGTTGACGCGGTAAACGAGATTCTTAAGATCGGAAAGGAACAAATATCGGAAGAAGACATAGCCATGAATCTTTATCTTCCAGATGTTCCCGAACCCGATCTGATCATTCGAACCTCTGGAGAAGAAAGACTCAGCAACTTTTTGACGTGGCAATCGGTATACAGTGAGCTGTTTTTCACTGGAACTCTGTGGCCTGATTTCACGAAAGAGGAATTCCATAGAGCAGTGGACGATTACTCAAAAAGGAAAAGAAGGTTTGGTGCATTGGACTGA
- the frr gene encoding ribosome recycling factor, with product MMNSLLKDAENRMKKSVEKIVEEYAQMRTGRPSPALLESVKVDYYGVPTPINQIATITTTEDRSLVIKPWDRSVLSQVEKAIFASKLDLTPINDGVNIKLNFPVPTTEQREKWVKIARDNAEKGKIAIRNIRRDVIKEARELEKASEMTEDDLKKFEEEIQELTNRYIEEMDKAFEKKSKEIMDF from the coding sequence ATCATGAATAGCCTGCTGAAAGATGCTGAAAACCGAATGAAGAAGAGCGTAGAAAAAATCGTGGAAGAGTACGCCCAAATGCGTACGGGCAGACCTTCCCCTGCCCTTCTTGAGTCTGTAAAGGTCGACTATTACGGAGTGCCTACACCGATTAACCAGATAGCCACAATCACAACTACCGAAGACCGTTCTTTAGTCATTAAGCCCTGGGATAGAAGCGTCCTCAGCCAAGTTGAAAAAGCAATCTTTGCCTCTAAACTTGACTTGACTCCCATAAACGACGGGGTCAATATCAAGTTGAACTTTCCTGTACCGACGACGGAACAGAGAGAAAAGTGGGTGAAGATCGCAAGAGATAATGCGGAGAAGGGAAAGATAGCTATTAGAAATATCCGAAGAGACGTTATAAAGGAAGCTAGAGAACTTGAAAAGGCATCAGAGATGACTGAGGACGATCTTAAGAAATTCGAGGAGGAAATTCAGGAGCTTACAAATCGATATATTGAAGAGATGGACAAGGCCTTTGAAAAGAAGAGTAAGGAGATCATGGACTTTTAA
- the yajC gene encoding preprotein translocase subunit YajC produces MFSVLSFIAYAPAGDVAAPSTDPGAATSGGFSGIIIWLVLMVAFFYFLIIMPQRKRDKQFKQMMEKLKVGDRIVTAGGIIGKITMIKPDSLRIRTGTGTELDVTRKAIAVVVNKGENDKEEVEPDVNVKQ; encoded by the coding sequence ATGTTTTCAGTCCTTAGTTTCATTGCATATGCCCCGGCAGGAGATGTGGCAGCTCCTTCGACAGATCCGGGGGCAGCAACCAGCGGGGGCTTCTCAGGAATAATCATATGGCTAGTTCTTATGGTTGCTTTCTTCTATTTCCTCATAATTATGCCTCAAAGAAAGAGGGATAAGCAGTTCAAGCAGATGATGGAGAAGCTCAAGGTTGGCGATAGAATAGTTACGGCCGGCGGAATCATCGGAAAGATTACAATGATAAAACCTGACAGCCTAAGGATCAGGACCGGCACCGGAACAGAACTTGATGTTACAAGAAAGGCAATCGCCGTCGTAGTTAATAAAGGCGAGAATGACAAAGAAGAAGTAGAACCCGATGTGAATGTCAAACAGTAA
- the secD gene encoding protein translocase subunit SecD: MRANQKRLIVTVVVFVAALLPLLIPHGSAPAGSSFIDKLAANIKLGLDIKGGALLEYQMLTDVSDQEMNALADRVIEVLRARLDAAGFTEATVEKVTTGISFGEDIPPVRVRVQIPGITDVSRAESLVGKTGRLYFADVLAIETSVSTPSIPAGMSLEISRRKLQGAEPYWVKELHYGEYVGGVQNNTWYFISPKVSIGSSYAELDGSVVTDAKPLVNNQPRPGQGRFMVSLKFSSEGAKTFRDITSVKSTYADTDMKKRLAIVLDDRVIIAPLVQSQISDGNAVIEGLNSIEEAKEVSILVGSGNLPVDLASFNKRVLSPTLGRDIINSSLWAGVAGIVIIMIYMVVFYKKMGIVADIALLYNAVLLFGMISLTGSILTLPGIAGIVLTIGMTVDGNVLIFERIKEELRLGKTPENSIDSAFSKVVWTIFDANLTTILAGLVLFYFGTGTVKGFAVTLIIGVVGAMFTNIVVSRTVLTGMAGSLKPHRYVEVETEGRDAR; encoded by the coding sequence ATGAGAGCAAACCAAAAACGCTTGATCGTTACCGTTGTGGTGTTTGTTGCGGCATTATTGCCACTACTTATACCTCACGGTAGTGCACCAGCCGGAAGCAGCTTCATAGATAAATTGGCTGCGAACATCAAGTTAGGGCTTGATATAAAGGGTGGAGCTCTTCTTGAGTACCAGATGCTTACCGATGTCTCTGATCAAGAGATGAATGCACTTGCAGACAGAGTCATTGAAGTTTTGAGGGCAAGACTGGATGCTGCCGGATTCACTGAAGCAACAGTAGAAAAGGTTACCACGGGAATTTCGTTTGGGGAAGATATTCCACCTGTGAGAGTGAGAGTTCAAATTCCTGGAATAACAGATGTATCTAGAGCCGAGAGTCTAGTGGGAAAGACCGGGAGGCTCTATTTTGCTGATGTTCTCGCGATTGAAACTTCGGTTTCTACGCCTTCTATCCCAGCAGGAATGTCGCTGGAGATAAGCAGGAGAAAGCTTCAAGGAGCCGAACCTTACTGGGTCAAGGAACTTCACTACGGAGAATACGTCGGAGGAGTACAGAACAACACATGGTATTTCATCAGTCCCAAAGTCAGCATAGGGTCTAGCTATGCAGAGCTTGACGGAAGCGTGGTTACAGATGCTAAGCCTTTGGTGAACAATCAGCCCAGACCCGGGCAAGGAAGATTCATGGTTTCTCTGAAGTTCAGTTCCGAAGGTGCGAAGACTTTTAGGGACATTACTTCAGTGAAGTCCACATATGCCGATACCGATATGAAGAAGAGGCTCGCAATTGTCCTGGACGATAGGGTAATCATCGCACCTCTAGTTCAGTCTCAGATTTCCGATGGAAATGCCGTAATTGAGGGTTTGAATTCAATCGAAGAAGCGAAGGAAGTTTCCATTCTTGTCGGAAGTGGAAATCTTCCCGTCGATCTCGCATCGTTCAACAAGAGAGTTTTGTCGCCCACGCTCGGCAGAGATATCATAAATTCAAGCCTTTGGGCCGGAGTAGCAGGTATCGTTATAATAATGATCTACATGGTTGTCTTCTACAAGAAGATGGGTATTGTGGCAGACATCGCCTTGCTGTATAATGCGGTGCTTCTCTTTGGAATGATATCTCTTACCGGTTCAATTCTCACACTGCCTGGTATAGCTGGTATAGTTCTGACAATAGGAATGACAGTCGATGGAAATGTTCTGATCTTCGAGAGAATAAAAGAAGAATTGAGGTTGGGAAAGACGCCGGAGAACTCAATAGATTCGGCCTTTTCTAAGGTTGTGTGGACGATTTTCGACGCCAACCTCACTACAATACTCGCCGGTCTCGTTCTCTTCTATTTTGGAACGGGTACGGTTAAGGGATTCGCAGTCACACTTATAATAGGCGTTGTAGGCGCAATGTTCACAAATATAGTGGTGTCAAGAACCGTACTTACGGGAATGGCGGGAAGTCTCAAACCCCATCGCTACGTTGAAGTTGAAACGGAAGGGAGAGATGCAAGATGA
- the secF gene encoding protein translocase subunit SecF, protein MTFKADFVGKRKYFIALSLVLIVVSVIFIFTKGFNFGVDFTGGIEISVSVQDVDMTVAEMRELLSAEDPDFAAARIIKQRPLTEEGSSEQRSRFSIIVNTSESEESITAKMLAGLEVKDVTNDNILSVSTISGYAAQEIRGYAWIAVTVSMALLLLYITIRFKFSFGVGAILTLIHDVIIVLGFYSIFGIEFNAPVVASLLTLVGYSLNDTIVVYDRIRENTKKMRGKTIETVVNTSINDVIVRSINTSLTTFLAVLTLFIFSGEVLRPFAFGMLVGVVVGTYSSLYISSPVVIEWLKRSESRSHA, encoded by the coding sequence ATGACCTTCAAAGCAGACTTCGTCGGAAAAAGGAAGTATTTCATTGCTCTTTCCCTTGTGCTGATTGTCGTCTCTGTTATCTTCATTTTCACAAAAGGATTCAATTTTGGAGTTGACTTCACCGGCGGAATCGAAATAAGCGTTTCCGTCCAGGATGTCGATATGACTGTGGCTGAGATGAGAGAGCTCCTGAGCGCAGAGGACCCCGATTTTGCGGCTGCAAGAATCATAAAACAAAGACCGCTTACCGAAGAAGGTTCTTCCGAACAGAGGAGTAGATTCTCGATTATCGTCAATACTTCAGAGAGTGAAGAATCCATAACAGCAAAGATGCTGGCCGGACTAGAAGTGAAAGATGTTACAAATGACAATATACTTTCTGTGAGTACAATTTCGGGATATGCTGCCCAGGAGATAAGGGGATATGCTTGGATTGCCGTAACAGTGTCCATGGCGCTTCTTCTTCTATACATAACGATTAGATTCAAGTTCTCTTTTGGAGTAGGAGCTATACTAACGCTTATTCACGATGTGATTATAGTACTGGGATTCTACAGTATCTTCGGAATTGAGTTCAATGCACCGGTAGTTGCGTCACTCCTTACTTTGGTTGGATACTCTCTCAATGACACGATCGTCGTTTACGACAGAATTAGGGAGAATACCAAGAAGATGAGGGGAAAGACGATAGAAACAGTGGTAAATACAAGTATCAATGATGTAATAGTTAGATCGATAAACACTTCTTTGACCACTTTTCTGGCTGTTCTCACTCTCTTCATATTCTCGGGAGAGGTCTTGAGACCATTTGCGTTCGGAATGCTGGTCGGTGTTGTCGTTGGAACATATTCCTCTCTGTACATCTCCAGCCCTGTCGTTATCGAGTGGTTGAAGAGATCAGAGAGCAGAAGCCACGCTTGA
- a CDS encoding phospholipase D-like domain-containing protein, which translates to MKRLLVFVLVLIEAALVAVPSVFFTDDGRAVQRILNVLEDAQEEVILVSYSLDETEIIKCLNHLERRGVRIEVMIDDSTVDRAFAKSPEFEIRSDTAAALVHSKFLVVDRQVIVFGTGNFTEGSLREDSNSFLVFESPSVAELFLRYFEAIETGVSLDEVNIGNIDFYLCPSQEARKRVIKELMGARREICFAMFAFTDPEILAALKFCASIGVRVTGIVDSWNEDSPLREYLTSGMEVDEGGAVTIHDKTFVVDGETVITGSANASLSGWGKNREVVAIIDSRELAKEFVNHFEYIRGVSR; encoded by the coding sequence ATGAAGAGACTCCTCGTTTTTGTCTTGGTGTTAATTGAAGCCGCACTAGTTGCAGTCCCCTCTGTGTTTTTCACTGATGATGGGAGAGCGGTGCAAAGAATACTGAACGTTCTTGAGGATGCGCAAGAAGAAGTTATCTTGGTATCTTACTCTCTTGATGAAACCGAGATAATTAAATGTCTCAATCACCTTGAAAGAAGGGGAGTAAGAATTGAGGTGATGATCGATGATTCGACTGTGGATAGAGCCTTCGCAAAATCACCGGAGTTTGAAATCAGGAGCGATACTGCAGCGGCTCTAGTCCACTCGAAATTTCTTGTCGTTGACAGACAAGTGATTGTCTTCGGAACGGGCAACTTCACTGAAGGAAGCCTAAGAGAAGATTCGAATAGCTTTTTGGTTTTCGAATCTCCATCGGTAGCTGAGTTGTTTCTACGATACTTTGAAGCGATTGAAACTGGGGTCTCTTTGGACGAAGTTAATATTGGAAACATTGATTTCTACTTGTGCCCTTCACAGGAGGCAAGGAAAAGAGTAATAAAGGAGCTTATGGGAGCTAGAAGGGAGATATGTTTCGCTATGTTTGCCTTTACCGACCCGGAAATCTTAGCAGCTTTGAAATTTTGCGCTTCCATTGGAGTGAGGGTTACTGGAATAGTAGACAGCTGGAACGAGGATTCTCCTTTGCGGGAATATCTAACTTCTGGAATGGAAGTAGATGAAGGCGGTGCTGTCACAATTCACGACAAGACATTTGTCGTTGACGGAGAAACTGTGATTACTGGTTCGGCGAATGCGTCTCTGAGCGGCTGGGGGAAAAATCGAGAGGTAGTTGCTATAATCGACTCGAGAGAACTTGCAAAGGAATTTGTGAATCATTTCGAGTATATAAGGGGGGTCTCAAGATGA